The genomic region TGAACATTCCACCGGCGATCACTTCGATCCATCCGGCCTGTGCGGGTCTCATGCGTGGTGTTGCGGGGCTCATCATCCTCCCTTTCTGGAAAGAGATGTATCACTCCGGAAGCCGGGAATCAAGGGGGAGACGCTTGCCAAAGACAGATCGGGGAACTATTCTGCCTTCCGAACCTGGAGGAACCATGAAAAACCGTTTTGCCCTTGCCCTGACCTTTCTCGTCTCCACAAGCCTACTGGGTGCCGGTAGCGACTCCTTCATCGGGGAGTATCACTTCCTGCTCGGAGCCGGGGGAAATACAATCGGCGAAGAGACATTTCATGCGGAAACCCGGGGAGACACCCTGATTCTGGCAGGCTCCAGCACCCTGAGCCTCCCGAGCCCCCAGACCTTCGAATGTCGCACCCGGGTCCTCCTCCCGGACTATCGCTTCCTCGACTACCAGTTGCTCACGGCTCTTGGAGACTCCCTTCTGGCTTCTGCCGACAACCGGGAGATCCACTTTGCACTCCGGGGGCGGGCCGCGATGGACAAGAGCGTCCCCCACTCCGGTCAGATTCTTGCCCCGCTGGACAATGCCCTCACCCAGCATCTCTGGCTTCTTGCAAGAATGCTCCGGGAAAAGGGAAGCGAGGGAGACTGGTTGGCCATCATCCCCCAGCCGCAATACGCGGGCCCTCTCACCTGGAAAGGGAGAAGCGAGAAACGGGGATATCTCAGCGGCAAGGAAATCGCCGTTTTCAAACACAGCCTCTCCATCGCAGGCGTACTCAGCGAAATGGAACTGAGTGAGGATGGTGAGCTACTTGCTTTCCGGGTTCCCATTCAGGGTTTCGAGATCCGTCGTGATGACTACAGCTTCTTCATTAAGGAAAGTAGCCGAAAGCTCTATGAGGGCCGGGAGCTGGAGATTCAGGGAGGCGGCCCTTCTCTGGGAGCAACCCTGACCCTGCCAGAAGGCGAAGGGCCTTTCCCGGCAGTGGTTTTCCTGCATGGTTCCGGCCCCAATGACCGGGATGAGACCCTCGGACCCAACCGGATCTTCCGCGATCTGGCCGAAGGCCTTGCAGATCGGGGGATCGCAAGCCTTCGATTTGACAAAAGAACCTGGGTGATTGCCCGCAACCCGGCAAAATACGACTCGATGATCCGGACCATGACGCTTCAGGAAGAAGTTCTCGATGACGGAGAAGCGGCCTACCGTCTTCTTCTCGAACAGCCGGAAGTCGACCCCGGGCGGAGCTTCATCCTCGGGCACAGTCTCGGCGCAATGGCAGCCCCCCGTCTGGCCCGAAGCATTGAAGAAGAAGAGCTCCCCCTCTCAGGTCTCCTGCTCATGGCTCCTCCCGCCCGCAATCTGCTGGAATTGACTCTCGACCAGTATCGCTACCTGCACAGCATCGGAACGGTGACCGACGAGATGCTCTCAGAAGCGGAAGCCCTCGGTGCCCGGCTCTGGTCCGGCGAGGTGGGAAGGGATGAGACGATCTTCTTTGCGAGACCCGACTACTGGGATTCGGTTCTCTACATCAAACCCGCCCGGGATCTTCAGGCAGTATCTGCGCCGGCTCTCCTTCTCTTCGGAGGTCGCGACTACCAGGTATCTTCCACAGACCGAAAGATCTGGGAGAAGAGCCTCGAGGAGAATCCGCGGGAAGGAACCAGAACCCTCTTCTTTGAGAATCTCAACCATCTCTTCCTCTCAGGAGAAGGAACTCCCTCTCCCGAGGAGTACGGAATTGAAGGGCATCTCGGGGACGACTTCCTCGACGCCCTCTCGAACTTTGTGCAGGACAACTAGTTTCCCGTCCCCCTTTACAATCGGGGGCGGGCTGACTATCCTGTGCACACTGTGGGGCCAAGAGAGGCT from Candidatus Krumholzibacteriia bacterium harbors:
- a CDS encoding alpha/beta fold hydrolase; this translates as MKNRFALALTFLVSTSLLGAGSDSFIGEYHFLLGAGGNTIGEETFHAETRGDTLILAGSSTLSLPSPQTFECRTRVLLPDYRFLDYQLLTALGDSLLASADNREIHFALRGRAAMDKSVPHSGQILAPLDNALTQHLWLLARMLREKGSEGDWLAIIPQPQYAGPLTWKGRSEKRGYLSGKEIAVFKHSLSIAGVLSEMELSEDGELLAFRVPIQGFEIRRDDYSFFIKESSRKLYEGRELEIQGGGPSLGATLTLPEGEGPFPAVVFLHGSGPNDRDETLGPNRIFRDLAEGLADRGIASLRFDKRTWVIARNPAKYDSMIRTMTLQEEVLDDGEAAYRLLLEQPEVDPGRSFILGHSLGAMAAPRLARSIEEEELPLSGLLLMAPPARNLLELTLDQYRYLHSIGTVTDEMLSEAEALGARLWSGEVGRDETIFFARPDYWDSVLYIKPARDLQAVSAPALLLFGGRDYQVSSTDRKIWEKSLEENPREGTRTLFFENLNHLFLSGEGTPSPEEYGIEGHLGDDFLDALSNFVQDN